One Paenibacillus sp. FSL W8-0186 genomic window carries:
- a CDS encoding PHB depolymerase family esterase, translating to MLLKSRVASLFGVLLLLISSLLWPPAAQQVHAAPAGVTPGALSQVTSFGNNPSGLKMYIYVPRNLAANPALLVAVHYCSGSASAFYNGYARDYVTAAEQYGYIIVFPESTHSQYSNCFDVWSPQALTRGGGSDPVGIMSMVSWTEANYNIDSSRIYVMGASSGAMMTNVLLAEYPDVFAAGTSFMGVPATCFATGSATNFWSSQCANGQISKTAQQWGDAARAMYPGYTGSYPRIQLWHGTVDSTLSYNNFAEAIKQWTNLHGIPATPVFTDSPQASWIRTRYGGSSAQPALEAISVQGAGHTIPAAGMVAYSIAFLGLNSSGGGSTTVPPAPTGLTATSGNASVSLSWAASPGASSYTVKRATMSGGPYTDVATEITATSYTNTGLTNGTTYYYVVSASNSAGNSPNSAQASATPASSGTSTGNLVVQYKAGDTNATDNQSRPHFNIKNNGTAPVNLSGLKLRYYFTKDGTADMSAWIDWAQIGSSNIQIAFGSHNGTNSDTYVELSFSAGAGSIAAGGQSGEIQLRMAKSDWSNLNESNDYSYDPTKTAFADWNRVVLYQNGVPVWGVQP from the coding sequence ATGCTCCTGAAGTCAAGAGTGGCTAGCCTGTTCGGCGTGTTGTTACTGTTGATTAGCAGTTTGCTGTGGCCCCCGGCAGCGCAGCAGGTTCATGCAGCTCCGGCGGGGGTAACTCCAGGGGCGCTGTCGCAAGTCACGTCGTTCGGCAATAATCCGAGCGGCCTGAAAATGTATATCTACGTACCTCGCAACTTGGCTGCAAATCCCGCATTGCTGGTGGCTGTTCATTACTGCTCGGGCTCGGCCTCGGCGTTCTACAACGGCTACGCACGTGACTACGTTACGGCAGCAGAGCAATACGGCTACATCATCGTCTTTCCGGAGAGCACCCACAGCCAATACAGCAACTGCTTCGACGTATGGAGCCCGCAGGCGCTTACCCGCGGCGGCGGCAGCGACCCGGTTGGCATCATGTCGATGGTGTCATGGACTGAGGCGAACTACAATATCGACTCAAGCCGAATCTACGTGATGGGCGCGTCCTCGGGCGCAATGATGACCAACGTCCTGCTTGCCGAGTACCCGGACGTCTTCGCTGCCGGGACTTCATTCATGGGCGTGCCGGCCACCTGCTTTGCCACCGGAAGTGCTACTAATTTCTGGAGCAGTCAGTGCGCGAACGGCCAGATTTCCAAAACCGCCCAACAGTGGGGCGATGCTGCTCGTGCGATGTACCCTGGCTACACTGGCAGCTATCCGCGCATCCAGCTCTGGCACGGAACTGTCGACAGTACGCTGAGCTACAATAACTTTGCGGAGGCTATCAAGCAGTGGACCAATCTGCACGGTATCCCCGCCACCCCGGTCTTCACGGACAGCCCGCAGGCGAGCTGGATCCGCACTCGCTATGGCGGCAGCTCTGCTCAGCCAGCGCTTGAGGCGATCAGCGTGCAGGGCGCCGGACATACCATTCCCGCGGCCGGGATGGTCGCCTATTCCATCGCCTTCCTCGGCCTGAACAGCAGCGGTGGAGGCAGCACGACGGTACCGCCAGCCCCGACAGGTCTGACAGCCACGTCAGGCAACGCCAGCGTGTCGTTAAGCTGGGCGGCTTCGCCGGGTGCTTCCAGCTATACGGTGAAACGGGCGACGATGAGCGGCGGACCATACACGGACGTGGCGACTGAAATTACGGCGACGAGCTATACAAACACCGGACTGACGAACGGTACGACATACTATTATGTCGTCAGCGCATCCAATAGCGCGGGGAACAGCCCGAACTCCGCGCAAGCGAGCGCAACGCCGGCTAGCAGCGGCACGAGTACCGGAAATCTTGTCGTTCAATACAAAGCCGGGGACACGAATGCCACCGATAACCAGAGCAGGCCTCATTTTAATATCAAAAACAACGGTACGGCCCCCGTTAACCTGAGCGGCCTCAAGCTCCGCTATTACTTCACGAAGGACGGTACCGCGGACATGAGCGCTTGGATCGACTGGGCGCAAATCGGCAGCAGCAATATCCAGATCGCTTTTGGCAGCCATAACGGCACGAACTCGGATACGTATGTAGAATTGAGCTTCTCTGCTGGCGCAGGCTCGATTGCAGCGGGGGGCCAATCCGGCGAGATCCAGCTGAGAATGGCAAAGAGCGACTGGTCGAATCTGAATGAATCGAACGACTATTCTTACGATCCGACGAAAACGGCGTTCGCGGATTGGAATCGGGTTGTGCTGTATCAGAACGGAGTACCGGTATGGGGAGTTCAACCATAA
- a CDS encoding endo-1,4-beta-xylanase, with product MRMLSFRAMTMLLVLCLIAPLYAAVPAAANTVLLQHGFEDGTTQGWAPRGEDEMLSSSTGTAARTGSRGLHVSGRTESWNGASLDVTSQMQVGQTYLFTGWIKLASGSGTVYMSLDTTKNGTRSYSQLYSATAASGGWVEFKAEYKYREPLENVSVYFEVPNNPTVDFYLDDFRMEQLPDRGPITIEPDIPSLKDVFTGDFLFGAAFENFELIEAADRQLLTKHFNSLTPGNVLKWDSTQPQEGEFNFEPSDQAVQFALDNGQQVRGHTLVWHNQTPDWVFRDSNGNLASKQLLYQRMEAHINEVVGRYKGKIYAWDVVNEVIDASQPDGLLRSLWYQIAGEEYIEKAFEYAHAADPDALLFINDYNTHESAKSQALYNLISRLKAKGIPVHGVGHQTHLKINYPTMSEIDSSIAKFAALNIKQEITELDIDIYSDDSTKYDTLPDNLAQTQATRYKQLFDVLLKHKDKIDNVTVWGKDDGNSWLRSFPVNRNNWPLLFDERLQSKPAYWAIVNGKPTQQPPATPTGLTATAGNAQVSLAWSPVSGATSYTVKRATTSGGPYTNVATGLTTASYTNTGLTNGTTYYYVVSASNSIGQGPDSVQVSATPAAGTQAPSAPTGLAATAGNAQVSLTWNAVSGATSYTVKRATTSGGPYTDVATGLTTASYTNTGLTNGTTYYYVVSASNSAGQSPNSAQVSATPTGGSTASNLVLQYRAADTNAADNQIKPSFNIKNNGTSAVDLSTLKIRYYFTKDGSAAVNGWIDWAQLGGSNIQISFGNHTGTNSDTYVELSFSSGAGSIAAGGQSGEIQLRMSKTDWSNFNEENDYSFDGTKTAFADWDRVVLYQNGQIVWGTAP from the coding sequence ATGAGAATGTTATCGTTCAGGGCAATGACGATGCTCCTTGTCCTTTGCCTTATCGCTCCCCTGTATGCTGCGGTTCCTGCAGCGGCCAATACCGTTCTCCTTCAGCACGGCTTTGAGGACGGGACAACACAGGGCTGGGCTCCGCGAGGAGAAGATGAAATGCTGTCATCCTCGACCGGAACGGCTGCGCGAACCGGGAGCAGGGGGCTGCACGTCAGCGGCCGTACCGAATCGTGGAATGGAGCATCCCTGGATGTTACTTCCCAAATGCAGGTCGGACAAACGTATTTATTCACCGGCTGGATCAAGCTGGCGTCCGGTTCAGGCACGGTGTACATGTCGCTCGATACGACCAAAAACGGGACAAGATCATACAGCCAGCTTTACTCCGCAACGGCAGCGTCCGGCGGCTGGGTGGAATTCAAGGCGGAATACAAATACCGGGAACCGCTGGAGAACGTGTCCGTTTATTTTGAAGTACCGAACAACCCGACCGTCGACTTTTATTTAGACGACTTCCGTATGGAGCAGCTCCCGGATCGTGGTCCGATTACGATAGAGCCGGATATTCCATCCTTGAAGGACGTGTTCACGGGAGACTTCCTGTTCGGGGCAGCCTTTGAGAATTTCGAGTTAATCGAGGCGGCCGACCGTCAATTATTGACGAAACACTTCAACAGCTTGACGCCGGGCAATGTGCTCAAATGGGACAGTACGCAGCCTCAGGAGGGCGAGTTTAACTTTGAACCTTCCGATCAGGCCGTACAGTTTGCACTGGACAACGGGCAGCAAGTTCGCGGGCATACTTTGGTCTGGCATAATCAAACGCCTGATTGGGTATTCCGCGACAGCAACGGCAATCTCGCCAGCAAGCAGCTGCTGTATCAGCGTATGGAAGCTCACATTAATGAGGTAGTCGGGCGATACAAAGGCAAAATTTATGCTTGGGACGTGGTCAATGAGGTGATCGACGCTTCCCAGCCTGACGGTTTGCTCCGCAGCTTATGGTATCAGATCGCAGGCGAGGAATATATCGAGAAAGCGTTCGAATACGCCCACGCGGCTGATCCCGACGCCCTGCTGTTCATCAACGACTACAACACGCACGAATCCGCCAAAAGCCAGGCGCTCTACAACCTGATCAGCCGATTGAAAGCGAAGGGCATTCCTGTTCACGGCGTCGGACACCAAACCCATCTCAAGATCAATTATCCGACGATGAGTGAGATCGATTCCTCTATAGCCAAGTTTGCGGCACTGAACATCAAGCAGGAAATAACTGAGCTGGATATCGATATTTACAGCGACGATTCCACGAAGTATGATACGCTGCCGGACAATCTGGCTCAGACGCAGGCGACCCGATACAAGCAATTGTTCGACGTCTTGCTCAAACACAAGGACAAGATTGACAACGTGACCGTTTGGGGCAAAGACGACGGAAACAGTTGGCTGCGGTCGTTCCCGGTCAATCGCAACAACTGGCCGTTGCTGTTCGATGAACGTCTTCAGTCCAAACCGGCATATTGGGCTATTGTGAACGGCAAACCGACGCAGCAGCCTCCTGCCACACCGACCGGCTTGACGGCGACAGCCGGCAACGCACAAGTATCCTTGGCCTGGAGCCCAGTCAGCGGTGCAACCAGCTATACGGTGAAGCGTGCGACGACGAGCGGCGGTCCGTATACGAACGTGGCGACCGGCCTGACGACGGCAAGCTATACGAACACCGGCCTGACGAACGGCACGACGTACTATTACGTCGTCAGCGCGTCAAACAGCATAGGTCAAGGCCCGGACTCCGTGCAGGTGAGCGCGACACCGGCGGCCGGCACGCAGGCTCCGTCGGCACCGACTGGGCTGGCCGCGACAGCGGGCAATGCACAGGTGTCCTTGACCTGGAACGCGGTCAGCGGTGCAACGAGCTATACGGTGAAGCGCGCGACGACGAGCGGCGGTCCATACACGGACGTGGCGACCGGCCTGACGACGGCAAGCTACACGAACACCGGCCTGACGAATGGCACGACATACTATTACGTTGTCAGCGCTTCAAACAGTGCGGGTCAGAGCCCGAACTCCGCGCAGGTGAGCGCAACGCCGACCGGCGGTTCAACCGCCTCGAACCTCGTGCTGCAGTACAGAGCGGCTGATACAAATGCAGCCGACAACCAGATCAAGCCGTCCTTCAACATCAAAAACAACGGTACTTCGGCTGTTGATCTAAGCACGCTCAAAATCCGCTATTACTTCACCAAGGACGGTTCTGCGGCGGTGAATGGCTGGATCGACTGGGCGCAGCTCGGCGGCAGCAACATTCAGATCTCGTTTGGCAACCATACTGGCACGAATTCGGATACGTACGTGGAGCTGAGCTTCTCGTCCGGGGCAGGCTCGATTGCGGCGGGCGGCCAATCCGGTGAAATCCAGCTGCGCATGTCCAAGACGGACTGGTCGAACTTTAACGAGGAGAACGACTACTCGTTCGATGGGACGAAGACGGCCTTTGCTGACTGGGATCGGGTCGTATTGTACCAGAACGGCCAAATAGTGTGGGGAACTGCTCCATAA